AATAGGAAATAATGTAAAGTGAATACATGTGTTTCGGCATAATGAGCTGTACAGACCATGTTTTAAGTCACATTTTCACATGCCTAACTTTTGAACAAGAGTAAAACATAAGTAACCGGTGTATGATACAACCACATAAAAACTAAAGTAAAGCATAACTGCTCACCAGCAATGGGAGAGACAAGTAAGTGATGTTTTCTACGTGCTACTGATGTCAACTTTAATTTGTGTAAGCAAAGAGGTAACATTTTATTGACCACAAGAGAGGTTAGCCCTTGTTTAATAAAGTTAAACAAAACTAAGATAAAGTAAAACCACTCAGCCCTTAAAGAGGCATGTTGTTAATAGCCATGATACTTTCAGCTAGTTacagtaattcattcattcattcatcttccgagccgcttgatcctcactagggtcgcggggggtgctggagcctatcctagccgtcttcgggcagtaggcggaggacaccctgaatcggttgccagccaatcgcagggcacacagaaacgaacaaccattcacactcacactcacacctagggacaatttagagtgttcaatcagcctgccacacatgtttttggaatgtgggaggaaaccggagcacccggagaaaacccacgcaggcccgggagaacatgcaaactccacacagggaggccggagctggaatcgaacccggtacctctgcactgtgaagccgacgtgctaaccactggtctaccgggccgccctagttaCAGTAATACTAAAATGAAATTAGTCGTCACATAACTCcaaattcatttcattgtaaaggatttatgcagcaatatttttgaaatgtgttttttaggtGCCTCAACATGCCTGACAGGGGTCGCACCACAAACAGCAAAAtatatgaaatgaataaaatagtcTATTATTGATGATTAAGATGGACGAATCAAATTATGCACGGCAGCATTTATCACCTGTTGTTcttgaacattatttttttaaaaatctggaaTGACCTTGACAGTGATAAGACATCATCTGGTCAATCAGATAGAGTGCATGCCACAGGGAACAAGGTCATGGAAAAAAGTCTTGAGTTGGCCTAAGTGcattctccccctctctctgtcGCTTTTCAGCCTGTCTGTCAGCATGTCTCTTTGCTTCCTTCACAACGCACACACATCACTACACTCTGACATCATCTGTAACAGTAGAGCGGTGTTGCGGCGGGTAGAAGAAACAAATGACACACACTCGGCTTTAAAAGCGGCTGCGTTGGCGTCCAGAGATATACATCAATGTcgttattatcatcatcatcagaagcAGCAGATCCATTCCGGAGATTTGAACCAGTTCAGATGATAAATTAACCTGATGGAGGAACAAGAAGAAcaacaatgtgaaaatgagcAACCATTTGAGGTTTTACCAAGTTGCAAGTAAATTTATAACATGATGTCATGCTTGTACTGCGTGGAAGGGGAGAGACACCGTGTTCTTGGCCAAATATGTAAATACACACAAGTAATTTGTTTAACTGTACTTATAACTAAAAGAACATTTCGGACATTCCACATTACTATAGAGACTCCGTTGATCCAATCAAAAATGGTAccgtcccatccatccatccatccatccatccatcatctaccgcttatccgcggccgggtcgcgggggcaacagctttagcagggaagcccagacttccctctccctagctacttcgtccagctctccccgggggatcccgagtcgttcccagacaagctgggtgacatagtctctccagcgtgtcctgggtcttcctcggggtctcctcccggtggggcatgaccggaacacctcaccggggaggcgctcaggaggcatccgaatcagatgcccaagccacctcatctggctcctctcgatatggaggagaagcggctcgactctgagccccgcCCCGTACCGTCCCATCCTATGAAATACTGCATGAACCAGGAATTATCCTCTCTGCATAGAGacatacaaacacaaatatgagGTCCACCACTTGTTCATTACTTGTGTTCTGAGTCTATTACGTGCCTCATATGTACCGTCTGGCCCCTTTCCAAGCAAATTATTAATAATTTactttccccccttttttttttttttggggcatcGTGTCCTGAAAGCTGAAGAGTCCATTGCTTCGCACACGGGATAAAACATGGGAACTCAGTCAAGATATTGAAGGGGTGTGCGGCTTTAAACAGTTTGGGAAAGACTGTATTAGACTGCGTAGGTTTATCAATTGAAGCGGTAGAGAGGTGGTGAGACAAGTCTGTTGGCATGGGCATAGGCCAGAAATTATTCAACGGGATGGTCAGAGTGACATATAATCTCACGTGACGGTCACGTGAGCATGAGTTGGTGCCCCCAAATGTAGGCGTGTAGGTACACCCATCGTCATAACAGCCTCTGTAattgagaagtcattgtttatcataccatccacagccAAGGTTTCATGAACTAAATTGATCACAGAACCAGAACCTTGCTCCACACACTCATAACACTGgggaacaatttttttgttgagttGGGTCTTACATCAGTTTTTACCACATTTTTAGGTGCAGAATCCACCACTGTCTGTTTGGGATGTTAAATGAAGTCAGTTGCTTAAAATGTTTGGGAAAGTCTGTAAAAAAGAGTGTAaaaagagtaccggtacatgagaTAAGTGTTCTCCTACCCTTCATGAGTTACTACAAGGAAATTTGTGGACTAACGTTATGTGGGGACTGGTGTCCGttatatgtgtgcgtgtatgtgtgtgtgtgtgtgtgtgtgcgtgtgttcaaaGAAGTCATTTTAATGTGAACAACCAGCCGCCAGTATTGTTGACTGGTCGTCAGGTCAGACTCGGCCGACACTCTGGGATCAGTGTTAACATTGTTTCCATTGGAAAGAATTCCAAGAATGAGCAAGAAGCTTTATCAGTGAAACACTTACAGAACAACGCTACATGTTAGCTTCAGAGTAACCCTGTAACAATGAGTTGCAATTCAAGTTAAAAGCTAATATTTTCTTATAAGGCCGCTTGTATATATAATGTAGCTAGCTACCACACTGTCCAAATTTAGTACATTTTGACTTAAAAGGTACCCAGCTAACTAGCATTACATTATTCTCCAGTGACAAGCATATGGAAGTTAACCGTTTGGAGGCTTGCTACATGGCTACCAGCTAGCTAGCACAAGAAGCTAACAGCTGGCATTCCCAGTATACTGTACTCATGACGGTCACTTCCAGTGCTCCAGTGATAAAGAAGTGGTCATTTTCTTTCCCAGTAAGCCCTCCCAGTTCCTGTCCATTAGTCTTTTCCACACGGCCCAATTTTATGAGTCTTAAGTTGTGTCATTGTGATTGTGTTTATGGAAAGCATGCCAGAGGTTATGTCCCCCTCTCAAGCCAAATGACACCATGTCAGCGCTGTGTAAATTGTCAACGGTGAGTGCAATAACACTTCAGTATACGACTAGTCCGTGACAACTGTAATTTCAGTCTGTCAAAACAAGGACTCTTGAGCATTGCTTTaatgcgtttgttttttttccatttgatacCAAACCCAAAGATTCTCCGTACATGATGAAGAGCATGTAGGCCAAATACCACACAGTTGGGTTAGCAAATTCAAGTTTATTTACAGCCTCTGCAACAGtcagagaaagaaaaaacagtGGTCTagatacaatggaaaaaaatggcagctaTTCTCCCTGAGCTTTACAAAAACAACCTGCTCGGTtatagagaaaagaaaaaaaaagatggacgtCCTGTACACAGCCCTAATGCCACACGAATGACAAGTCAGAAGAACATTTGTGAACAAAACCAATGTGACTTTTCAACAAAGGTGGAACGTGTTGAATGGCCTACATATGAAAGCTACGTGGTGGCAAAAACTACAGTTGCTCCCAAAGAAATGCGTTGGAATAGAAAGGAGTGTTCACTTGCGACTGAAACCATTATACATTATTAGCTCAGTGGAGGgttcgagggggaaaaaaaaataaatcaaataaccGTCGCAACTTGCACATGGTCGAGTCGTCAGGCTTCCCAGGGCGAGCAAATAGCATCCGGTTGGCACGGTAGCCTCCTTTCCTTCGCTCACTTGCTTCAAACCGCCGCGGTGAAGCGCGCTAGTAGAACTAGCACGTAGTTGTCAACTAAAGCCGTTTTCCTCACCAACATGTACAGGATCTTTTGTTCTCACTAGTAGACCAACATGTATTACAAATGAAGCAAAATTTGACAACACTAGTTAACATCTACGTGCTACTACTTCTCCGAGTGACTTACAAAAATCTATTAGCTAGTGCTTCACAAGTAGTACAAAGATTTTAACTTTcgactggaaaaaataaaagtaaaaaaaagaaatctcagCACATTcgacacccacaaaaaaaaataatcacagaaaACTGCTAAATCTTGCGCAAAGACAAATACTTAACAGCAATCCAGAGGGTGAACACACAGTTGGAGGGCTAAGTGTAAGTCCTGTTTTCATGGCAGCGCAGGGGATGTGGGGGAACCATTTCGTGGCCCCAGTGCTAGCGCCGTGCCAACGCTCAGTCTTTTCTCATGTGTGCGAACGGCGTCCCATCGAATGGCAGTGCGACAAAACTGGTGTATTGCTTCTTTTGGGTGGTGTCAGCCGGGTAAGGTGCAGCGTGACCAGTGTGTGAACGGGTTGGGGGTGGACATCGGAAGCTAATACGCGGCTCCTAGTGCTGGGAGTTTGCCATCGCCTGTCCGTTTTGGACGCCGCTGTGGTTGGGCTCcgcttcatcatcatcgtcgtcgtcgtcctctcCGCTGACCAGGAACTCCTCAGGAGGCCAGCGCAGCTCGCCGCTCTCCACCTCACCCTCCGTGGGCTCTACCACGATGGAGGGCAGGCGGTCTTTGAGCTTACAGCAGCGCTCAAAGTCAGACGGGTCAGGGAAGATCTGCCGAGGACAGCCCAGGGAATGCAACAATTAGAATAGTTTGAATCAATCAATTTATGGATAAAAGTAAGTTATTGGCAGTCATAATATGCATCCatcgatccactttatcctcacaagggttgcggggcatgctggagccaatcccagccgtcttcgggcagtaggcgagggacaccctgaactttgTTGCCAGCCACCCGCAGCGCAATTCgggttttttggaatgtgggaggaaaccggagtacccggaataaacccacgcaggcaggagACGAAGCCCAACATGGGGCCTTCACTTGAATTTTCGCATGATCCCCGACTGCACCCATCGGTAACCATAAAACCAAGGAAAGTACCCAACCGTGATTTTTTGTGGACCCTTACACCTCTGGGTAATTGGATATTCATGGCCGTTGATGATATTCTTCCATCACTCCGCAAAATCCGACCTTGCACACATAACGAGTTACATCAGTGGCAAATTAAACATGTCCAACAGATTATAGCGCCCAAACGCCGCATCGTGTTTAATCCGAAGTGTTTTGCAGGCGAGGGGGCGGCGCGCCAAGCGGCTCGTGGCTCGTTATGAACTCATCCGGCACAGAACGGAAAATTAGACGAGGGAAAAATGAGCGATAGTAAACTGGCCCTTTTGTAAAAAGGGAGAGTGAAACACCACACTACAAAAGTCAGCACAGAGTATATTACATTTGAGTTGGGAGAACGgggccggggtggggggggttgaggaAAAAACATGGTATCAGGTTGAGTCGTCAAATGTTTGGCCAAAGACCCAGACAGCAAAGATAATTTGAGATTTGACAACCTCCAACTTTTGCAAATTCTCAGGAACCGGTGAATAAACCCAAGAGGCGGGGGAgaggggaagaaaacaaaaaacaaaaaacgctccAGGTCCAAGAACAGCATTTTTGTTTGGACAAAGTGGATGAATATTTTTAGACCTTCATATTTCACTCCGAGACGTTTTAGGGTGGTGGGTCAGCGTCTGGGCAAAGTGCCGAGTGGAAAGTAAGCATTGgatgagggagagagagagcgcgagcgAGAGAAAGGGGAAGCAGCTGTGGCCAAGCCTCCAGGAATTCCATCAAACGCATGAGAAGACAGCAAATATGTCTTCTGTGCAGACTGTGAGAATTTTTATCAGGTTAGGAAAACATAAAGAGTCCATCACTGGGAGTTTATTCTCACTGAAACggggtgggcgggggtgggggtggggttggacATGGAATGACTTTGCCTTTGGACACGCGTCACAACTCGTTTCACTGAACAGCGGCAGGAAGCGACGGCAAACGCATCGGTTGCTATTTTGGGCTTGTTGTGTACCAACAGGACCAAACCGGCGCGCCTCCGATATGCGAGGACAGTTGAGAAAGTCATTGTTGCGAACGCTTAAACATTTACTCGCCtgtgtcaaattttaaatatacaaaaaGGGCTCCTTGGTTTATGACCGAGTTACGTTGCTGAGGCGCTGACATACCCCGAAGTCGGAACACACCGTTGTCCGGCGCTAACTTATGCTTAGCGCCGCAAGTAGTAGAATTACAGCCAATAATTGTgcgatgggcggcccggtagtccagtggttagcacgtcggcttcacagtgcagaggtaccgggttcgattccagctccggcctccctgtgtggagtttgcatgttctccccaggcctgcgtgggttttctccgggtgctccggtttcctcccacattccaaaaacatgcgtggcaggctgattgaacactcaaaattgtccctagttgtgagtgtgagtgcgaatggttgttcgtttctgtgtgccctgcgattggctggcaaccgattcagggtgtcccccgcctactgcccgaagacagctgggataggccccagcaccccccgcgaccctagtgaggatcaagcggctcggaagatgaatgaatgaatgaattgtgcgACAATCCCATCAAGATTTGTCGCCCGTGATCCGACAGCGAGCCCCGATTCTTACGCCGCTGCACAAACAAGTTCATAACCTCGTATGGCAGACAGTCAGCAAAAGGACTCCCTGGAATTTTCAacagaaataaaatcaatgaaaagGGACCAAGTGGTCATGATGTCACACTCACAGATTGACGACCTttcatcagactttttttttttgtttctaaatCACTAGATGATTTAGAGTTTTGAACCATGAGGCAGAAAGCCTATGTGTCGTGGTGGGGGGTAAGGATTACACAATTTAGCAGCCGTTTCCCTGGCAACCGTGCCAGCCTCCCCTCAGATGGACCGGGCAGCTGGTGTGTGAAACGGCAAGAGGATGTTGTGGCCTCTTCC
This sequence is a window from Hippocampus zosterae strain Florida chromosome 14, ASM2543408v3, whole genome shotgun sequence. Protein-coding genes within it:
- the lbh gene encoding protein LBH; amino-acid sequence: MTEVMINSTPMDDMRLSPTKDRLSFQIFPDPSDFERCCKLKDRLPSIVVEPTEGEVESGELRWPPEEFLVSGEDDDDDDDEAEPNHSGVQNGQAMANSQH